One Persicobacter psychrovividus DNA window includes the following coding sequences:
- a CDS encoding metal ABC transporter solute-binding protein, Zn/Mn family, whose translation MKNNTLLLLAGTISLLFFSACDRHPEMNNGKQNIVCTTGMIADAVKQLVQDSANVISLMGPGVDPHLYKATHGDIDRLARANLIFYNGLHLEGKMGEVLEKLSRSRPVVALAQSIPEHKLLRIDDTDLHDPHIWFDLSIWDIAVQEAALALKKQYPDWASMIETNEASYRKDMQALHQQILREIQQIPAQQRVMITAHDAFGYFGKAYGIEVRGLQGISTLSEFGLRDRVDLVNFIIERNIKAIFVESSVSPKAISSVVEACQQKGHQLKIGGSLYSDAMGEKGTPEGTYLGMVRANLKTIVQALK comes from the coding sequence GTGAAAAATAACACCCTTCTCCTGCTTGCAGGAACAATCAGCCTCCTTTTTTTTTCCGCCTGTGACCGTCATCCTGAGATGAATAATGGCAAGCAAAATATTGTCTGTACCACAGGCATGATTGCCGATGCGGTTAAGCAACTTGTGCAGGACAGCGCGAATGTCATCTCGCTGATGGGCCCTGGCGTGGACCCCCATCTTTATAAAGCGACCCATGGCGATATTGACCGGCTGGCTCGTGCCAACCTGATTTTTTATAATGGGCTTCACCTTGAAGGAAAAATGGGCGAAGTGCTTGAAAAACTCAGCAGAAGCCGCCCCGTCGTCGCTTTGGCACAATCGATTCCTGAACACAAACTGTTGCGCATCGACGACACCGACCTGCACGACCCGCATATCTGGTTCGACCTCTCCATCTGGGATATCGCTGTACAGGAAGCTGCACTTGCCCTAAAAAAACAATACCCTGACTGGGCTTCGATGATCGAAACCAACGAAGCCAGTTACCGCAAGGACATGCAGGCATTACACCAGCAAATCCTGCGCGAGATTCAACAGATTCCTGCACAACAGCGGGTCATGATCACCGCCCACGATGCCTTTGGCTATTTTGGCAAAGCCTATGGTATAGAAGTGCGCGGACTGCAGGGCATTTCAACCCTGTCGGAGTTTGGTCTTCGTGACCGTGTCGATTTGGTTAATTTTATTATCGAAAGAAACATCAAAGCCATCTTTGTAGAATCTTCGGTTTCTCCCAAAGCGATTTCTTCTGTTGTTGAGGCCTGCCAGCAAAAGGGGCACCAACTGAAAATCGGAGGCAGCCTGTACTCCGATGCCATGGGCGAAAAAGGCACCCCCGAGGGAACTTACCTCGGCATGGTGCGCGCCAATTTAAAAACAATTGTTCAGGCACTCAAATAG
- a CDS encoding thioredoxin family protein, translated as MMKKPLILALICLLISTASFAGRGQDKEIKWISFEDAMKMVEKNPSKHIMIDFYTSWCGYCKKLDKTTFKDKDVVQAVNKDFYAVKIDAESTERITYKGESLTYAELAKKFKVPGYPTILLLKPEKDATSVEPGYKNAKQFTRMLERFE; from the coding sequence ATGATGAAAAAGCCTTTAATACTTGCCTTGATTTGCCTTTTAATCAGTACCGCTTCCTTCGCTGGGCGTGGTCAGGACAAAGAAATTAAATGGATTTCTTTTGAGGATGCCATGAAAATGGTCGAGAAAAATCCTTCCAAGCATATCATGATTGATTTTTATACTTCATGGTGTGGCTATTGTAAAAAACTCGACAAAACCACCTTCAAAGATAAAGATGTTGTGCAGGCGGTCAATAAAGACTTTTATGCGGTGAAAATTGATGCTGAATCAACGGAACGAATTACCTATAAGGGGGAAAGCCTTACTTATGCTGAGTTGGCCAAGAAGTTCAAGGTACCAGGCTATCCTACCATTCTGTTACTGAAACCAGAAAAAGACGCAACAAGTGTTGAGCCTGGATATAAAAATGCCAAGCAATTCACGCGAATGCTCGAAAGATTTGAATAA
- a CDS encoding AAA family ATPase — protein sequence MLIRDRIKKILEVIGDGMFEKEEVTSLGVLSAIAGESIFMLGPPGVGKSMIAKRLKHAFKEGRSFEYLMNRFSTPDEIFGPISIKKLSKEDKYERMTEGYLPGATVVFLDEIWKAGPAIQNALLTVLNEKIYRNGDKEIKVKLQALFSASNELPEENSGLEALWDRFLIRCFVDRILDEENFYRMLTEPHTSNSVVLEESLVIHQDEITEWDLAIEKVRLPKNILLTLTTIRKTIAKHGQGLKEGESPLYVSDRRWAKIARLLKTSAFLNGREEVNLADCLLISPCLWSKPSEIELTKKWVSQAIFKVGFPAEFKIPLVEAQINSFRSEVMEQAFEVKLMVENVPQVINGQYHTVMEFPGFHKNILAEDFELLSGSVQEITLYSTAGGEQTFKASKISNIEIEIEIKNHFQRFTLVNIEETVEKHIRKKVSPATIEILNKQKADILTYLDKVATTLVEVRETGKDHELSSIFLTKKQTQAMDFNLQMIMKEIVSRKTEVEKIGMQYA from the coding sequence ATGCTTATTCGTGATCGGATAAAAAAGATTTTGGAAGTCATAGGTGACGGCATGTTTGAAAAAGAGGAGGTCACCTCTTTGGGCGTGCTTTCGGCTATCGCAGGAGAGAGTATTTTCATGTTAGGCCCTCCTGGTGTTGGAAAAAGTATGATTGCCAAGCGGCTGAAGCATGCTTTTAAAGAGGGGCGATCTTTTGAGTATCTCATGAATAGGTTCTCCACCCCTGATGAAATTTTCGGACCTATTTCCATCAAAAAACTCAGTAAAGAAGATAAATACGAACGCATGACGGAAGGCTACCTGCCTGGTGCCACGGTGGTGTTTTTGGATGAGATCTGGAAGGCAGGACCAGCAATTCAGAATGCTTTATTGACGGTGCTGAATGAAAAGATTTATCGCAACGGGGACAAAGAAATTAAAGTGAAACTCCAGGCCTTGTTTTCGGCCTCCAATGAGTTGCCGGAAGAAAATAGCGGTCTTGAGGCTTTATGGGATCGTTTTCTGATTCGATGTTTCGTAGATCGGATTCTTGATGAAGAGAATTTTTACCGAATGCTCACCGAGCCCCATACCTCCAATAGCGTTGTGCTCGAGGAGTCTCTGGTTATTCATCAGGATGAAATCACAGAATGGGACCTGGCCATTGAAAAGGTGCGCCTGCCCAAGAATATTTTATTAACCCTGACGACCATCCGTAAAACCATTGCCAAGCATGGGCAAGGGTTGAAGGAAGGCGAATCTCCACTTTATGTATCTGACCGTCGCTGGGCAAAAATTGCACGTCTGCTGAAAACCTCAGCATTCCTGAACGGTAGGGAGGAAGTCAACCTTGCGGATTGCTTGCTGATATCGCCCTGCTTGTGGAGTAAGCCATCGGAAATTGAATTGACAAAAAAGTGGGTTTCCCAGGCAATTTTTAAGGTAGGTTTTCCTGCAGAATTTAAAATTCCTTTGGTGGAGGCGCAAATTAATTCTTTCCGAAGTGAAGTCATGGAGCAGGCTTTTGAGGTGAAGCTCATGGTAGAGAATGTGCCGCAGGTGATTAACGGGCAATACCATACTGTAATGGAGTTTCCGGGTTTCCACAAGAATATTCTTGCCGAGGATTTTGAGTTGCTCAGCGGATCAGTTCAGGAAATTACCCTGTATTCAACCGCTGGAGGCGAGCAGACCTTCAAGGCGTCAAAGATTTCCAATATTGAAATAGAGATCGAGATCAAAAATCATTTTCAGCGTTTTACGCTGGTGAATATTGAGGAAACGGTAGAGAAGCATATTCGAAAGAAGGTTTCTCCAGCGACGATTGAAATTCTCAATAAACAAAAAGCAGACATTCTGACTTATTTGGACAAAGTGGCCACAACACTGGTGGAAGTTCGGGAAACAGGTAAAGACCATGAATTGTCTTCGATCTTCCTGACCAAAAAACAAACCCAGGCCATGGATTTCAATTTACAGATGATCATGAAGGAAATTGTTTCACGCAAGACCGAGGTAGAAAAGATAGGAATGCAGTATGCCTGA
- a CDS encoding metal ABC transporter ATP-binding protein, protein MSKKIYHVENPVTEVHDLTVTYDRKPVLWDIDLSLPKGAVVGIMGPNGAGKSTLIKAMMGLLPMASGYVKMFDKKLDEVRDRISYVPQRGTVDWDFPALVKDVVLMGRYAKIGLFSRARKADLDIAMECLHKVNMENFAHRQISQLSGGQQQRVFLARALAQHADLYFMDEPFVGVDMATEKAIVELMQEMTKKGKTVIVVHHDLQTAQKYFDWIILLNTRLVASGPTKSVLTNEIVAETYGGNLSLLTDLSQELKNQAFPNREN, encoded by the coding sequence ATGAGCAAAAAAATATATCACGTAGAAAATCCCGTAACGGAAGTCCACGATTTAACCGTTACCTATGACCGTAAACCCGTACTTTGGGATATTGACCTGAGCCTCCCAAAAGGAGCTGTTGTGGGCATTATGGGGCCTAATGGCGCTGGAAAATCCACCTTAATCAAAGCCATGATGGGCCTTCTACCTATGGCCAGTGGGTACGTCAAAATGTTCGATAAAAAGCTCGATGAAGTTCGTGACCGTATCAGTTATGTGCCCCAGCGTGGTACTGTTGACTGGGACTTCCCCGCATTGGTAAAAGATGTGGTGCTCATGGGCAGGTACGCCAAGATTGGGCTGTTCAGCCGCGCAAGAAAAGCCGACCTCGACATTGCCATGGAATGCCTGCATAAAGTGAATATGGAGAATTTTGCCCACCGCCAGATCTCTCAGCTTTCCGGCGGCCAACAGCAGCGGGTTTTTCTTGCCCGTGCACTGGCACAACATGCCGATCTGTATTTTATGGATGAACCCTTCGTGGGGGTAGATATGGCCACCGAAAAAGCCATCGTTGAACTGATGCAGGAGATGACAAAAAAGGGCAAAACAGTCATTGTAGTGCACCATGATTTACAAACCGCCCAAAAATATTTCGACTGGATTATCCTGCTTAACACCCGACTGGTGGCTTCAGGACCAACAAAATCGGTACTGACCAATGAGATTGTAGCAGAAACCTATGGCGGTAACCTTTCTTTACTGACCGACCTTTCTCAGGAACTGAAAAACCAGGCCTTCCCTAACCGTGAAAATTAA
- the asnB gene encoding asparagine synthase B: MCSIFGILDIKSDPEQLRTQALQLSKKLRHRGPDWSGVYASDRAILAHERLAIVDLYSGEQPLYNHDKTHVLAVNGEIYNHQALKKELFVDYNFQTESDCEVILALYEEKKEKLLDYLNGIFAFVLYDAEKDAYLIGRDHIGIIPLYQGFDEHGNYYVASEMKALVPVCKSISEFPPGSFVYSEQGKAPQRYYERKWMEFSAVKDAETNKEELKEALEQAVKRQLMSDVPFGVLLSGGLDSSITSAITQKFAKMRIESNDEVEAWWPRLHSFAIGLEGAPDLAAAQKVADHLGTVHHELTYTVQEGIDAIRDVIYHIETYDITTIRASTPMYLMARKIRAMGIKMVLSGEGADEIFGGYLYFHKAPNAQEFHEESVRKLMALNMFDCARANKSMAAWGIEGRVPFLDKEFLDVAMNINPKDKMCGNGKMEKSVLRECFEDYLPHEVVWRQKEQFSDGVGYNWIDSLKEVAEEKVSDHQLEHASYRFPYNTPLTKEGYLYREIFDELFPLEDAAKCVPGGPSVACSTAKAIEWDESFKNSADPSGRAVKAVHNDAYVSE; the protein is encoded by the coding sequence ATGTGCTCAATATTTGGAATTTTAGACATCAAATCAGACCCTGAGCAACTTAGGACTCAGGCTTTGCAACTCTCCAAGAAACTTCGCCACCGTGGTCCAGACTGGTCAGGGGTGTATGCATCAGACAGAGCGATTCTCGCTCACGAGCGTTTAGCCATTGTTGATTTATACAGCGGCGAACAGCCATTGTATAACCACGACAAAACCCATGTTTTGGCCGTAAATGGTGAAATTTACAATCATCAAGCATTAAAGAAAGAATTATTTGTTGACTATAATTTCCAAACAGAGTCTGACTGTGAGGTAATTTTGGCCCTTTATGAGGAGAAAAAGGAAAAACTGCTCGACTACCTGAACGGTATCTTTGCTTTCGTTCTTTATGATGCCGAAAAAGATGCTTACCTGATCGGGCGGGATCACATTGGAATTATTCCTTTGTACCAAGGCTTTGATGAACACGGCAACTATTATGTTGCTTCAGAAATGAAAGCTCTTGTTCCTGTTTGTAAAAGTATTTCTGAATTTCCTCCAGGAAGTTTCGTCTATTCTGAGCAAGGCAAAGCTCCACAGCGCTATTACGAACGCAAGTGGATGGAATTCTCTGCGGTAAAAGATGCAGAAACAAACAAAGAAGAATTGAAAGAAGCCTTGGAGCAAGCGGTAAAAAGACAGTTGATGTCTGATGTGCCATTTGGTGTATTGCTTTCTGGCGGTTTGGATTCATCGATCACCTCTGCCATTACGCAGAAATTTGCGAAGATGAGAATCGAAAGCAACGATGAAGTTGAGGCTTGGTGGCCACGACTGCACTCCTTTGCAATTGGTTTGGAAGGTGCTCCGGATTTAGCCGCAGCACAAAAAGTAGCGGATCACCTCGGGACCGTTCATCATGAATTAACTTATACCGTCCAGGAAGGCATTGATGCCATCAGGGATGTGATTTACCATATCGAGACTTACGACATCACCACCATCCGTGCTTCTACGCCTATGTATCTGATGGCGAGAAAAATCCGCGCGATGGGTATAAAAATGGTGCTTTCTGGCGAAGGTGCTGACGAGATTTTTGGCGGGTATTTGTATTTCCACAAAGCACCTAACGCTCAGGAATTTCATGAAGAATCTGTGCGTAAATTAATGGCCTTAAACATGTTTGACTGCGCGCGCGCCAACAAATCGATGGCCGCCTGGGGTATTGAAGGACGGGTACCATTCCTGGACAAAGAATTTTTGGATGTGGCTATGAACATCAATCCAAAAGATAAAATGTGTGGCAACGGCAAAATGGAAAAAAGCGTCCTTCGTGAATGTTTTGAAGATTACTTGCCACATGAGGTTGTTTGGCGCCAAAAGGAGCAATTTTCAGACGGTGTTGGATACAACTGGATTGATTCCCTGAAAGAAGTTGCAGAAGAAAAGGTTTCTGACCATCAACTGGAACATGCGAGTTATCGCTTCCCATACAATACGCCACTGACGAAAGAAGGCTATTTGTACCGAGAAATATTTGACGAGCTATTTCCTTTAGAGGATGCTGCTAAATGTGTTCCTGGAGGTCCATCGGTAGCCTGCTCAACTGCCAAAGCAATCGAGTGGGATGAGTCTTTCAAAAATTCTGCCGACCCATCGGGAAGAGCAGTAAAGGCCGTCCACAACGATGCCTATGTAAGCGAATAA
- a CDS encoding GAF domain-containing hybrid sensor histidine kinase/response regulator: MIRPQPTENEAQRLAKLKDYEILDTPDAPEYDDFTRIASEICGTPIALISLVDDHRQWFKSKVGVDATETPRELAFCAHAINQPDEILEVNDARKDERFHDNPLVTQNPHVIFYAGSPLVTPEGYAIGTLCVIDNKPREMSTGAKEALNLLGKQIVNVLELHRKERAIRSINDQLKAEIALRNKREEELIEARNSAIEGERVKDQFLSSMSHEIRTPLNGIIGITKLLSDLDSIQGQAKEFVDHIDFSAKHLLRIVNDILDFAKIRQEKVCFENTDFEFEQFMENLSHNLRPNIQKKNIGFSLNIANGIPKILRGDVHRLGQVLLNLAGNAIKFTEKGEVKINVSAGAVREGKIRLNFEICDSGIGIPEEKIAHIFNPFTQTDETIARKYGGTGLGLPISKQLIEQMGGEIEVKSVLNEGSTFSFYLYFAISELDLIDTEQEQEIKPEDIPALNILLVEDFKLNQVVAKQHLRKFGFKVTIAENGREALNCLSESVFDVVLMDINMPVMDGLEATKIIRAHQALKDQYIIAMTASVREAEVKRCFDVGVNDFVSKPFEPKDLRDKILKSLRVGK, encoded by the coding sequence AATCGCCTCCGAAATTTGCGGTACGCCAATTGCTTTGATTTCTCTTGTTGATGATCATCGGCAGTGGTTTAAATCCAAGGTCGGCGTTGATGCTACAGAAACGCCTCGGGAACTCGCTTTTTGTGCCCATGCCATCAACCAGCCCGACGAGATTTTGGAGGTGAATGATGCCCGTAAGGATGAGCGCTTTCATGACAACCCGCTGGTCACTCAAAATCCCCATGTAATATTCTATGCGGGCTCGCCCTTGGTTACCCCAGAAGGCTATGCCATTGGTACTTTATGTGTGATCGACAATAAGCCCAGGGAAATGTCAACGGGGGCGAAAGAGGCCCTTAATTTATTGGGAAAGCAGATCGTGAATGTTTTGGAGTTGCATCGGAAGGAGCGGGCGATTCGGTCGATCAATGATCAGCTCAAAGCAGAGATTGCCCTGCGGAACAAGCGAGAGGAGGAGTTGATTGAGGCCCGAAATTCCGCCATCGAGGGGGAGCGGGTTAAGGATCAGTTCTTGTCCTCCATGTCGCATGAAATACGCACCCCACTGAATGGGATTATCGGCATCACTAAATTGCTCAGTGATCTGGACTCTATTCAGGGGCAAGCGAAGGAATTTGTAGATCATATCGATTTTTCTGCCAAACACTTATTGCGGATCGTGAATGATATCCTTGATTTTGCCAAGATCCGTCAGGAGAAGGTTTGTTTTGAAAATACTGATTTTGAATTTGAGCAGTTTATGGAAAACCTGAGCCATAACCTTCGTCCAAATATTCAAAAAAAGAATATCGGCTTTTCCCTGAACATTGCGAATGGCATTCCAAAAATTCTTCGTGGCGACGTGCATCGCTTGGGGCAGGTGCTGCTGAATTTAGCGGGTAATGCGATTAAGTTTACAGAAAAAGGCGAGGTGAAGATAAATGTGTCGGCGGGGGCTGTTCGTGAAGGCAAAATCCGACTGAATTTCGAGATCTGTGATTCAGGCATTGGCATTCCCGAGGAGAAAATTGCCCATATTTTTAACCCATTCACACAAACAGATGAAACCATCGCCAGAAAGTATGGCGGTACGGGTTTGGGCTTGCCGATTTCCAAACAACTTATTGAACAGATGGGGGGTGAAATTGAAGTAAAAAGTGTGCTGAATGAAGGGAGCACGTTTAGTTTCTACCTCTATTTTGCGATTTCAGAGCTTGATTTAATAGATACTGAGCAGGAGCAAGAAATTAAACCTGAAGATATTCCTGCGCTGAACATTCTTTTAGTGGAGGATTTTAAACTCAACCAGGTGGTGGCCAAACAGCATTTGCGGAAATTTGGATTTAAGGTAACCATTGCGGAAAACGGGCGTGAAGCGTTGAATTGTCTTTCTGAAAGTGTTTTTGACGTTGTCCTGATGGACATCAATATGCCTGTGATGGATGGCCTGGAGGCGACCAAAATTATCCGCGCTCATCAGGCATTGAAAGATCAGTATATCATCGCGATGACGGCCTCTGTTCGTGAAGCAGAGGTGAAGCGATGTTTTGATGTGGGGGTGAATGATTTCGTTTCCAAGCCTTTTGAACCAAAGGATTTGAGAGACAAAATTCTGAAAAGTTTGAGGGTCGGGAAGTAG
- a CDS encoding metal-dependent transcriptional regulator, translating to MDLSFVEENYLKAIYQLQLETPQGVSTTSIAELTKTKPASVSDMLKKLSNKALIHYKKYQGATLSESGMNIALLVIRKHRLWEVFLVKHLNFTWSEVHEVAEQLEHIDSALLISRLDQFLGYPKQDPHGDPIPDAEGNIKDIPKILLSELKVNTPSVIAAVKENNPLFLQYLDKIKASINADIMIKERIPFDNSLEIILSDRTLYISEEVAKNIYVSEK from the coding sequence ATGGATTTAAGTTTTGTAGAGGAGAATTATCTTAAAGCAATATATCAGTTACAACTCGAAACACCACAGGGGGTCAGTACCACCTCGATCGCAGAGTTGACTAAAACCAAACCCGCATCGGTGAGCGATATGCTGAAAAAGCTGTCGAATAAGGCCCTGATTCATTATAAAAAGTACCAGGGGGCAACGCTTTCTGAAAGTGGGATGAACATCGCTTTGCTGGTCATTCGGAAGCACCGCTTATGGGAGGTATTTTTGGTCAAGCACCTTAATTTTACCTGGAGCGAGGTGCATGAGGTGGCCGAGCAACTGGAGCACATTGACTCCGCCCTGCTCATCAGCCGATTGGATCAATTTTTAGGTTACCCTAAACAAGACCCTCACGGTGACCCAATCCCAGATGCAGAAGGAAATATCAAAGATATTCCAAAAATTCTGCTTTCCGAACTGAAGGTCAACACCCCTTCGGTGATTGCTGCGGTAAAAGAAAACAACCCTTTATTTTTACAATACCTCGACAAGATTAAGGCGAGCATCAATGCCGATATCATGATTAAGGAACGAATACCTTTTGATAATTCCCTTGAAATTATTCTTAGCGATCGCACATTATATATTTCCGAAGAAGTCGCAAAAAACATTTACGTGAGTGAAAAATAA
- a CDS encoding iron chelate uptake ABC transporter family permease subunit, which yields MEALLEFLSFQDPSVRMVTLGAIILTASSALVGCFTFLKKQALIGDAVAHAVLPGVCLAFLLTGVKNPIYLIIGAFTTGWLSLQLINFISQHSKIKEDTAISLVLSVFFGFGILLMTFIQHGDYADQSGLDHFLFGQAASLVGSDLIIFLTVGLAIMALILLFFKELTLIAFDRDFASATGLPVKWLELLLTSLTVLAVVIGIQAVGVVLMAAMLITPPAAARYWTDHLPKMVWFATLFGAFSGFSGAMISYVAPSMPTGPWIVVIATTIALISILFAPNRGIIFKLRRQYENQHKILTENILKSFFYLGKNKEDIKKHYSAEALLEIRPNLGLRKLKKGLRSLQKDGYLINEKKGFRLSNEGVARAKRVVKLHRLWEVYLTTYLNLDPDHVHDSAETMEHVITPELEKRLEEKLDFPDRDPHDEEIPYH from the coding sequence ATGGAAGCGCTTTTAGAATTTCTTTCCTTTCAGGATCCAAGTGTTCGGATGGTAACCCTCGGAGCCATCATCCTGACCGCCTCCTCGGCTTTGGTGGGCTGTTTCACCTTTCTGAAAAAGCAGGCCCTGATCGGTGATGCCGTTGCACATGCGGTCTTGCCTGGGGTATGTTTGGCTTTTTTACTGACGGGCGTAAAAAACCCTATTTACCTGATCATTGGTGCTTTTACCACAGGGTGGCTTTCCCTTCAGCTGATTAATTTCATCAGTCAGCATTCAAAAATCAAGGAAGACACGGCCATTTCTCTGGTCCTGTCAGTGTTTTTTGGTTTCGGCATTTTGCTGATGACTTTCATTCAGCATGGTGACTATGCTGATCAGTCGGGGCTGGATCATTTTCTTTTCGGACAAGCGGCCTCTTTGGTCGGCTCCGACTTGATCATCTTCCTGACGGTCGGACTGGCCATTATGGCACTGATATTACTGTTTTTCAAAGAGCTCACCTTAATTGCCTTCGATCGGGATTTTGCTTCCGCCACAGGCCTGCCCGTAAAATGGCTGGAGCTTTTACTGACCTCACTCACTGTTTTGGCGGTGGTGATTGGCATACAAGCCGTGGGAGTTGTGCTGATGGCAGCAATGCTGATTACGCCACCTGCAGCGGCCCGATACTGGACCGATCACCTGCCTAAGATGGTTTGGTTCGCCACCCTCTTCGGTGCATTTTCGGGATTCAGTGGCGCCATGATTTCCTACGTGGCTCCCAGCATGCCAACAGGCCCGTGGATCGTAGTCATCGCGACCACAATTGCCCTGATTTCCATTTTATTTGCGCCAAATCGAGGCATCATTTTTAAACTCCGCAGGCAGTATGAAAACCAGCACAAAATCCTGACGGAGAATATTCTCAAGTCATTTTTCTATTTGGGAAAAAACAAAGAGGACATTAAAAAGCATTACAGCGCGGAAGCATTATTGGAAATTCGCCCGAATCTGGGCCTTCGGAAACTAAAAAAAGGACTTCGTTCCCTTCAAAAAGACGGCTACCTGATCAATGAAAAGAAAGGCTTCCGACTGAGTAACGAAGGGGTGGCAAGGGCCAAAAGGGTTGTGAAACTGCACCGACTTTGGGAAGTGTACCTTACCACTTACCTGAACCTCGACCCTGACCACGTGCATGACAGTGCTGAAACAATGGAGCATGTTATCACACCTGAGCTGGAAAAACGGCTGGAAGAAAAACTCGACTTCCCCGACCGTGACCCTCACGATGAAGAAATCCCTTACCATTAA
- a CDS encoding pseudouridine synthase, which translates to MRLDKFICKCTDLTITEVSLIIAEGKIQVNGEKITEPHHQVHASNQVVFDQKVLTPRPFRYYMIHKPADTICSNKDEHYPAVFSLTNIPDTDQLHLVGRLDADTTGLLIATDDGHWSFNIMQPAGKVPKTYQVQLHRPITKEAIEQLEKGVMLQGEKQPTAPAQIEMINEKQVLLTITEGKFHQVKRMFFAVKNKVTALHRCKIGGLSLDIPEGAWREINKKEVEQ; encoded by the coding sequence ATGCGACTGGATAAATTCATATGTAAATGTACAGACCTGACCATTACCGAAGTGTCGCTGATTATTGCGGAAGGAAAAATTCAGGTGAATGGCGAAAAAATCACAGAGCCCCACCATCAGGTTCATGCTTCCAATCAGGTTGTTTTTGACCAAAAAGTCCTGACCCCTCGCCCATTCCGGTACTATATGATCCATAAACCCGCCGACACCATATGCTCCAATAAAGACGAGCACTACCCTGCTGTTTTTTCACTAACCAATATCCCCGACACCGATCAACTGCACCTCGTAGGCCGACTCGATGCCGACACCACAGGACTACTCATTGCCACCGATGATGGGCATTGGTCCTTTAATATCATGCAACCTGCGGGCAAGGTTCCTAAAACCTATCAAGTTCAACTCCATCGACCAATAACCAAAGAAGCCATTGAACAGCTTGAAAAAGGGGTAATGTTGCAAGGGGAAAAACAGCCTACGGCCCCTGCACAAATAGAAATGATCAATGAAAAACAGGTTTTACTGACCATCACTGAAGGGAAGTTTCATCAGGTTAAAAGAATGTTTTTTGCGGTAAAAAATAAAGTTACGGCCCTACACCGCTGCAAAATTGGAGGGCTCTCGCTCGACATTCCTGAAGGAGCGTGGCGAGAGATCAACAAAAAAGAGGTGGAGCAATAA
- a CDS encoding metal ABC transporter permease, whose product MNDLLIILTGACVAVSCSLLGCFLVLRKMTMVADAISHAVLPGIVIAFLLSGSRDSVVMLAGAALFGILTTFIIEFFHHKGGLQSDASIGVTFTWLFAVGVILITVFAGKVDLDQDCVLYGEIAYVPIDLWITDAGTILGPRALWIGAIVMVVIITFISICYKALYLSTFDPAFAAAIGISTTLWHYALMGMVSLVSVASFESVGAILVIALMVTPAATAYLLTHELKKMLIYAAVIGVLTSVLGYYIAYAVDGSIAGAMASVGGLLFMLAFLFSPTDGYISRNKRRTNKATLEATLSATSK is encoded by the coding sequence ATGAACGATCTATTAATAATTCTTACAGGAGCCTGCGTTGCGGTTTCCTGCAGTTTGCTCGGCTGTTTTTTGGTCTTGCGGAAAATGACCATGGTGGCCGATGCGATCTCTCATGCCGTATTACCTGGTATTGTGATCGCCTTTTTACTGTCCGGCTCAAGAGATTCGGTGGTGATGCTCGCTGGCGCAGCCCTTTTCGGCATCCTGACCACCTTTATCATTGAATTTTTTCATCATAAAGGCGGTTTACAATCTGATGCCTCTATTGGCGTAACCTTTACATGGCTTTTTGCAGTAGGTGTAATTTTAATTACCGTTTTCGCTGGAAAAGTAGACCTCGACCAGGATTGTGTTTTGTATGGAGAAATTGCTTATGTTCCAATTGATTTATGGATTACCGATGCAGGAACCATCCTTGGCCCACGCGCCCTGTGGATTGGTGCTATCGTGATGGTGGTCATCATCACTTTCATCAGCATTTGCTATAAGGCGCTGTATCTGTCTACTTTTGATCCTGCCTTTGCTGCCGCTATTGGCATTTCTACCACCCTTTGGCATTATGCACTTATGGGCATGGTTTCGCTTGTCTCGGTGGCATCCTTCGAATCCGTCGGTGCCATATTGGTCATTGCGCTAATGGTAACCCCTGCCGCAACAGCCTACCTGTTAACCCATGAACTGAAAAAAATGCTCATTTATGCCGCCGTAATTGGGGTACTGACCTCCGTCCTCGGGTATTATATCGCCTATGCCGTCGATGGGTCTATTGCGGGAGCAATGGCCTCTGTGGGTGGTTTGCTCTTTATGCTCGCCTTTTTGTTTTCTCCTACTGATGGCTACATATCACGCAATAAAAGACGTACCAATAAGGCAACTTTAGAAGCAACTCTCTCCGCAACAAGCAAGTAA